One Capsicum annuum cultivar UCD-10X-F1 chromosome 2, UCD10Xv1.1, whole genome shotgun sequence genomic window carries:
- the LOC107860748 gene encoding ankyrin-3 isoform X3 produces the protein MLVKAGASQQACEEALLEAGCHGHARIVEVLMGSDLIRSRIAINAFFTACCRGYVNVVDTLLKLGVNVDATNRVLLQSSKPSLHTNVDCTALVAAVVSRQVSVVRVLLEAGAKTDGPVQLGAWSWDAASGEEFRVGAGLADPYAITWCAVEYFEASGSILQMLLQRFVPSTSHCGRTLLHHAILCGNAGAVSVLLKCGAYAEIPVKTTRNIEFRPIHMAARLGFSSVLKCLIDFGCDLDARTDKGDTALMISSRFKREDCLKVLTRAGADFGLVNVAGESASSIAVSNRWKLGFQGAILEVIQSGKVPNTSDMSVFSPLLFVARSRDVLSLKALIGRGDIDLDSQDDQGFSAVMITAAEGHVDGFRLLVYAGANVKLQNKSGETAVTLCALNPNRDRFEKVLLDFALEQGNRIAAGFYALHCAARCGDLDAVKLLTTRGYDVNMSNGDGYTPLMLAAREGHGRICEFLISCGARCDIKNTMGETALSLARKMQKNEAERVILDELARKLVLTGAQVKKHIKGGKGSPHMKVLTMVEAAGILRWGKSSRRNVVCREAEVGPSLRFQKIRQRKGDAELPGIFRVITTKNKEVHFVCEGGSEMAELWVRGIKLVTREAIFCK, from the exons ATGTTAGTTAAAGCTGGGGCATCTCAGCAGGCTTGTGAGGAAGCTCTGTTAGAAGCCGGCTGTCATGGGCACGCAAGAATTGTGGAGGTGCTCATGGGATCAGACCTGATTCGATCACGTATTGCTATAAATGCTTTCTTCACTGCATGCTGCCGGGGTTATGTAAATGTGGTGGACACTCTCCTTAAG CTTGGAGTGAATGTGGACGCTACAAATCGTGTGCTGCTTCAGTCAAGCAAACCTTCTCTACATACAAATGTTGACTGCACAGCGCTTGTGGCTGCTGTCGTCAGTAGGCAAGTCTCTGTAGTCCGTGTACTGCTTGAG GCTGGCGCAAAAACCGATGGACCTGTGCAACTTGGAGCCTGGTCCTGGGATGCAGCTTCAGGTGAAGAATTTCGAGTCGGTGCTGGATTAGCAGATCCCTATGCCATTACTTGGTGTGCTGTGGAGTATTTCGAAGCAAGTGGCTCTATTCTGCAAATGCTCCTCCAGCGGTTTGTTCCCAGCACATCTCACTGTGGAAGAACTCTTCTCCACCATGCTATTCTTTGTGGTAATGCAGGAGCAGTTTCAGTGCTTTTGAAATGTGGTGCTTATGCAGAAATTCCAGTTAAAACCACCCGGAACATTGAGTTTCGCCCGATACACATGGCTGCCCGACTTGGATTCTCAAGTGTTCTTAAATGTTTGATTGACTTTGGCTGTGATCTGGATGCAAGAACAGACAAAGGAGATACAGCTTTAATGATCTCTTCGAGATTCAAGAGGGAAGACTGCCTCAAAGTATTGACTAGAGCTGGTGCTGATTTTGGTTTGGTTAATGTTGCTGGTGAATCTGCAAGCTCCATTGCTGTATCCAATCGATGGAAGCTTGGTTTTCAGGGTGCAATTCTGGAAGTCATACAGAGTGGAAAAGTTCCCAACACAAGCGACATGTCTGTCTTTTCACCATTACTGTTTGTGGCTCGATCCAGGGACGTTTTATCCTTGAAGGCTCTGATTGGAAGAGGAGATATTGATCTGGATAGCCAAGATGACCAAGGTTTCTCTGCTGTAATGATCACAGCTGCAGAGGGTCATGTCGACGGCTTCAGGTTGCTTGTTTATGCTGGGGCTAATGTCAAGCTGCAAAACAAGTCTGGGGAGACTGCTGTTACCCTCTGTGCGCTAAATCCAAATCGCGATCGATTTGAAAAAGTTCTGCTCGACTTTGCTCTTGAACAGGGTAATCGAATTGCTGCAGGTTTCTATGCACTGCATTGTGCTGCTCGTTGTGGTGACTTGGATGCAGTTAAGCTGTTAACAACCAGGGGTTATGACGTAAACATGTCAAATGGGGATGGTTACACCCCACTCATGCTGGCAGCAAGGGAAGGGCATGGCCGCATATGTGAATTCTTGATCTCCTGCGGAGCACGTTGTGATATCAAGAACACAATGGGTGAAACTGCACTTTCACTTGCTAGAAAGATGCAGAAAAACGAGGCAGAACGGGTGATACTGGATGAGCTTGCTAGGAAGTTGGTCTTAACTGGCGCTCAGGTGAAAAAGCACATTAAGGGAGGTAAGGGGTCTCCACATATGAAAGTTCTTACAATGGTCGAAGCTGCTGGAATATTGCGTTGGGGAAAATCAAGCAGGCGTAATGTTGTATGCCGAGAGGCAGAAGTGGGACCAAGCTTGAGGTTCCAGAAGATCAGGCAAAGGAAAGGGGATGCTGAGCTTCCTGGAATCTTTAGGGTGATCACAACCAAGAACAAGGAAGTGCATTTTGTGTGTGAGGGTGGTTCCGAGATGGCAGAACTTTGGGTGAGGGGAATAAAGCTCGTGACAAGAGAAGCTATTTTTTGCAAGTAG
- the LOC107861497 gene encoding uncharacterized protein LOC107861497, whose protein sequence is MKKISNHRRRKLMNNNKVKKMDPRNRRVHTRRICDYDKGSLNDMEESRDEESNKQHILEEQQLLDVNVADKEAGREDAFENEDCSDLKALEDEVGGTITDSIQVVVDTILFDLSTPSTTKPLNVGASNKMTESQWDLPVSQIPPDFPDAQVRELEASKPKAPTKRERKKSKVLRSPYISKYGFGSKNASDFDTEEKLKYAFDGYTINQDLPNELMIDYSH, encoded by the exons atgaagaaaataagcAATCACAG GAGGAGAAAATTGATGAACAACAATAAAGTCAAAAAGATGGATCCAAGAAACAGGAGAGTCCACACAAGGAGGATATGCG ATTATGATAAGGGATCACTCAACGATATGGAAGAGTCTCGTGATGAAGAATCTAATAAGCAACACATTCTTGAAGAGCAACAGTTGCTG gaTGTGAATGTGGCCGATAAAGAGGCAGGTCGTGAGGACGCTTTTGAAAATGAGGACTGTTCTGATTTGAAAGCTTTGGAG GATGAAGTTGGTGGGACAATAACTGATTCAATACAAGTAGTTGTAGATACAATTTTATTTGATCTATCAACACCTTCGACTACAAAGCCATTGAATGTTGGTGCTTCAAATAAAATGACCGAAAGCCAATGGGACCTTCCAGTCAGTCAGATTCCACCTGACTTCCCTGATGCTCAAGTTCGGGAGCTTGAAGCATCAAAACCAAAAGCACCTACCAAACGGGAAAGAAAGAAGTCCAAGGTTTTAAGGTCACCATACATTTCAAAGTATGGTTTTGGCTCTAAGAATGCGAGCGATTTCGATACAGAGGAGAAGCTGAAGTATGCTTTTGATGGGTACACCATTAACCAAGATTTACCGAACGAATTGATGATCGATTACTCCCACTGA
- the LOC107860748 gene encoding ankyrin-3 isoform X2, whose protein sequence is MSTGADVNHKLFWGFPTTSAVREGHLEILEMLVKAGASQQACEEALLEAGCHGHARIVEVLMGSDLIRSRIAINAFFTACCRGYVNVVDTLLKLGVNVDATNRVLLQSSKPSLHTNVDCTALVAAVVSRQVSVVRVLLEAGAKTDGPVQLGAWSWDAASGEEFRVGAGLADPYAITWCAVEYFEASGSILQMLLQRFVPSTSHCGRTLLHHAILCGNAGAVSVLLKCGAYAEIPVKTTRNIEFRPIHMAARLGFSSVLKCLIDFGCDLDARTDKGDTALMISSRFKREDCLKVLTRAGADFGLVNVAGESASSIAVSNRWKLGFQGAILEVIQSGKVPNTSDMSVFSPLLFVARSRDVLSLKALIGRGDIDLDSQDDQGFSAVMITAAEGHVDGFRLLVYAGANVKLQNKSGETAVTLCALNPNRDRFEKVLLDFALEQGNRIAAGFYALHCAARCGDLDAVKLLTTRGYDVNMSNGDGYTPLMLAAREGHGRICEFLISCGARCDIKNTMGETALSLARKMQKNEAERVILDELARKLVLTGAQVKKHIKGGKGSPHMKVLTMVEAAGILRWGKSSRRNVVCREAEVGPSLRFQKIRQRKGDAELPGIFRVITTKNKEVHFVCEGGSEMAELWVRGIKLVTREAIFCK, encoded by the exons ATG AGTACTGGAGCCGATGTTAACCATAAACTTTTCTGGGGATTCCCAACCACATCAGCTGTGAGGGAGGGGCACCTTGAGATCTTGGAGATGTTAGTTAAAGCTGGGGCATCTCAGCAGGCTTGTGAGGAAGCTCTGTTAGAAGCCGGCTGTCATGGGCACGCAAGAATTGTGGAGGTGCTCATGGGATCAGACCTGATTCGATCACGTATTGCTATAAATGCTTTCTTCACTGCATGCTGCCGGGGTTATGTAAATGTGGTGGACACTCTCCTTAAG CTTGGAGTGAATGTGGACGCTACAAATCGTGTGCTGCTTCAGTCAAGCAAACCTTCTCTACATACAAATGTTGACTGCACAGCGCTTGTGGCTGCTGTCGTCAGTAGGCAAGTCTCTGTAGTCCGTGTACTGCTTGAG GCTGGCGCAAAAACCGATGGACCTGTGCAACTTGGAGCCTGGTCCTGGGATGCAGCTTCAGGTGAAGAATTTCGAGTCGGTGCTGGATTAGCAGATCCCTATGCCATTACTTGGTGTGCTGTGGAGTATTTCGAAGCAAGTGGCTCTATTCTGCAAATGCTCCTCCAGCGGTTTGTTCCCAGCACATCTCACTGTGGAAGAACTCTTCTCCACCATGCTATTCTTTGTGGTAATGCAGGAGCAGTTTCAGTGCTTTTGAAATGTGGTGCTTATGCAGAAATTCCAGTTAAAACCACCCGGAACATTGAGTTTCGCCCGATACACATGGCTGCCCGACTTGGATTCTCAAGTGTTCTTAAATGTTTGATTGACTTTGGCTGTGATCTGGATGCAAGAACAGACAAAGGAGATACAGCTTTAATGATCTCTTCGAGATTCAAGAGGGAAGACTGCCTCAAAGTATTGACTAGAGCTGGTGCTGATTTTGGTTTGGTTAATGTTGCTGGTGAATCTGCAAGCTCCATTGCTGTATCCAATCGATGGAAGCTTGGTTTTCAGGGTGCAATTCTGGAAGTCATACAGAGTGGAAAAGTTCCCAACACAAGCGACATGTCTGTCTTTTCACCATTACTGTTTGTGGCTCGATCCAGGGACGTTTTATCCTTGAAGGCTCTGATTGGAAGAGGAGATATTGATCTGGATAGCCAAGATGACCAAGGTTTCTCTGCTGTAATGATCACAGCTGCAGAGGGTCATGTCGACGGCTTCAGGTTGCTTGTTTATGCTGGGGCTAATGTCAAGCTGCAAAACAAGTCTGGGGAGACTGCTGTTACCCTCTGTGCGCTAAATCCAAATCGCGATCGATTTGAAAAAGTTCTGCTCGACTTTGCTCTTGAACAGGGTAATCGAATTGCTGCAGGTTTCTATGCACTGCATTGTGCTGCTCGTTGTGGTGACTTGGATGCAGTTAAGCTGTTAACAACCAGGGGTTATGACGTAAACATGTCAAATGGGGATGGTTACACCCCACTCATGCTGGCAGCAAGGGAAGGGCATGGCCGCATATGTGAATTCTTGATCTCCTGCGGAGCACGTTGTGATATCAAGAACACAATGGGTGAAACTGCACTTTCACTTGCTAGAAAGATGCAGAAAAACGAGGCAGAACGGGTGATACTGGATGAGCTTGCTAGGAAGTTGGTCTTAACTGGCGCTCAGGTGAAAAAGCACATTAAGGGAGGTAAGGGGTCTCCACATATGAAAGTTCTTACAATGGTCGAAGCTGCTGGAATATTGCGTTGGGGAAAATCAAGCAGGCGTAATGTTGTATGCCGAGAGGCAGAAGTGGGACCAAGCTTGAGGTTCCAGAAGATCAGGCAAAGGAAAGGGGATGCTGAGCTTCCTGGAATCTTTAGGGTGATCACAACCAAGAACAAGGAAGTGCATTTTGTGTGTGAGGGTGGTTCCGAGATGGCAGAACTTTGGGTGAGGGGAATAAAGCTCGTGACAAGAGAAGCTATTTTTTGCAAGTAG
- the LOC107860748 gene encoding ankyrin-3 isoform X1, with the protein MTVFGHSGVGGGFLAGKQVFPVNYEVEVSRRLLEASHSNDLSLALECIADPFIDVNFVGDVCLKVRKAEVVTQDELPNEVRIVYEEFKTDVTALFLAAHNGNVALVRKLLSTGADVNHKLFWGFPTTSAVREGHLEILEMLVKAGASQQACEEALLEAGCHGHARIVEVLMGSDLIRSRIAINAFFTACCRGYVNVVDTLLKLGVNVDATNRVLLQSSKPSLHTNVDCTALVAAVVSRQVSVVRVLLEAGAKTDGPVQLGAWSWDAASGEEFRVGAGLADPYAITWCAVEYFEASGSILQMLLQRFVPSTSHCGRTLLHHAILCGNAGAVSVLLKCGAYAEIPVKTTRNIEFRPIHMAARLGFSSVLKCLIDFGCDLDARTDKGDTALMISSRFKREDCLKVLTRAGADFGLVNVAGESASSIAVSNRWKLGFQGAILEVIQSGKVPNTSDMSVFSPLLFVARSRDVLSLKALIGRGDIDLDSQDDQGFSAVMITAAEGHVDGFRLLVYAGANVKLQNKSGETAVTLCALNPNRDRFEKVLLDFALEQGNRIAAGFYALHCAARCGDLDAVKLLTTRGYDVNMSNGDGYTPLMLAAREGHGRICEFLISCGARCDIKNTMGETALSLARKMQKNEAERVILDELARKLVLTGAQVKKHIKGGKGSPHMKVLTMVEAAGILRWGKSSRRNVVCREAEVGPSLRFQKIRQRKGDAELPGIFRVITTKNKEVHFVCEGGSEMAELWVRGIKLVTREAIFCK; encoded by the exons ATGACAGTGTTCGGTCATTCTGGTGTCGGAGGTGGTTTCCTCGCCGGAAAACAGGTGTTTCCGGTGAACTACGAGGTTGAAGTTTCCCGTCGTCTACTTGAAGCGTCGCATTCAAACGATCTAAGTTTAGCGCTTGAATGTATAGCCGATCCGTTTATTGATGTGAATTTCGTCGGGGATGTTTGCTTGAAGGTTCGAAAAGCAGAGGTTGTGACTCAGGATGAGTTACCGAATGAAGTTAggattgtgtatgaggagttcaAAACTGACGTTACGGCTTTGTTCCTCGCTGCTCATAATGGAAATGTTGCTCTAGTCAGAAAACTACTG AGTACTGGAGCCGATGTTAACCATAAACTTTTCTGGGGATTCCCAACCACATCAGCTGTGAGGGAGGGGCACCTTGAGATCTTGGAGATGTTAGTTAAAGCTGGGGCATCTCAGCAGGCTTGTGAGGAAGCTCTGTTAGAAGCCGGCTGTCATGGGCACGCAAGAATTGTGGAGGTGCTCATGGGATCAGACCTGATTCGATCACGTATTGCTATAAATGCTTTCTTCACTGCATGCTGCCGGGGTTATGTAAATGTGGTGGACACTCTCCTTAAG CTTGGAGTGAATGTGGACGCTACAAATCGTGTGCTGCTTCAGTCAAGCAAACCTTCTCTACATACAAATGTTGACTGCACAGCGCTTGTGGCTGCTGTCGTCAGTAGGCAAGTCTCTGTAGTCCGTGTACTGCTTGAG GCTGGCGCAAAAACCGATGGACCTGTGCAACTTGGAGCCTGGTCCTGGGATGCAGCTTCAGGTGAAGAATTTCGAGTCGGTGCTGGATTAGCAGATCCCTATGCCATTACTTGGTGTGCTGTGGAGTATTTCGAAGCAAGTGGCTCTATTCTGCAAATGCTCCTCCAGCGGTTTGTTCCCAGCACATCTCACTGTGGAAGAACTCTTCTCCACCATGCTATTCTTTGTGGTAATGCAGGAGCAGTTTCAGTGCTTTTGAAATGTGGTGCTTATGCAGAAATTCCAGTTAAAACCACCCGGAACATTGAGTTTCGCCCGATACACATGGCTGCCCGACTTGGATTCTCAAGTGTTCTTAAATGTTTGATTGACTTTGGCTGTGATCTGGATGCAAGAACAGACAAAGGAGATACAGCTTTAATGATCTCTTCGAGATTCAAGAGGGAAGACTGCCTCAAAGTATTGACTAGAGCTGGTGCTGATTTTGGTTTGGTTAATGTTGCTGGTGAATCTGCAAGCTCCATTGCTGTATCCAATCGATGGAAGCTTGGTTTTCAGGGTGCAATTCTGGAAGTCATACAGAGTGGAAAAGTTCCCAACACAAGCGACATGTCTGTCTTTTCACCATTACTGTTTGTGGCTCGATCCAGGGACGTTTTATCCTTGAAGGCTCTGATTGGAAGAGGAGATATTGATCTGGATAGCCAAGATGACCAAGGTTTCTCTGCTGTAATGATCACAGCTGCAGAGGGTCATGTCGACGGCTTCAGGTTGCTTGTTTATGCTGGGGCTAATGTCAAGCTGCAAAACAAGTCTGGGGAGACTGCTGTTACCCTCTGTGCGCTAAATCCAAATCGCGATCGATTTGAAAAAGTTCTGCTCGACTTTGCTCTTGAACAGGGTAATCGAATTGCTGCAGGTTTCTATGCACTGCATTGTGCTGCTCGTTGTGGTGACTTGGATGCAGTTAAGCTGTTAACAACCAGGGGTTATGACGTAAACATGTCAAATGGGGATGGTTACACCCCACTCATGCTGGCAGCAAGGGAAGGGCATGGCCGCATATGTGAATTCTTGATCTCCTGCGGAGCACGTTGTGATATCAAGAACACAATGGGTGAAACTGCACTTTCACTTGCTAGAAAGATGCAGAAAAACGAGGCAGAACGGGTGATACTGGATGAGCTTGCTAGGAAGTTGGTCTTAACTGGCGCTCAGGTGAAAAAGCACATTAAGGGAGGTAAGGGGTCTCCACATATGAAAGTTCTTACAATGGTCGAAGCTGCTGGAATATTGCGTTGGGGAAAATCAAGCAGGCGTAATGTTGTATGCCGAGAGGCAGAAGTGGGACCAAGCTTGAGGTTCCAGAAGATCAGGCAAAGGAAAGGGGATGCTGAGCTTCCTGGAATCTTTAGGGTGATCACAACCAAGAACAAGGAAGTGCATTTTGTGTGTGAGGGTGGTTCCGAGATGGCAGAACTTTGGGTGAGGGGAATAAAGCTCGTGACAAGAGAAGCTATTTTTTGCAAGTAG